Proteins encoded within one genomic window of Dysgonomonadaceae bacterium PH5-43:
- a CDS encoding hypothetical protein (product_source=Hypo-rule applied; cleavage_site_network=SignalP-noTM; transmembrane_helix_parts=Inside_1_4,TMhelix_5_27,Outside_28_65,TMhelix_66_83,Inside_84_91) codes for MKKKIYIVLLSALFVCPTFAQGFESLIDKNSKSWTRSENLTDARAGKVQAPDIESMRTDPTPVGDTAWALILGLGLAYGAYALNRQTKKQH; via the coding sequence ATGAAAAAGAAAATATATATAGTGTTATTGAGCGCATTATTTGTTTGTCCTACGTTTGCACAGGGCTTCGAAAGCTTGATAGATAAAAATAGTAAGTCGTGGACAAGGAGTGAGAACTTGACAGACGCAAGAGCTGGTAAAGTTCAGGCGCCTGATATTGAAAGTATGCGTACCGACCCAACCCCTGTTGGCGACACGGCTTGGGCTTTAATCTTAGGCTTGGGCTTGGCTTACGGTGCTTATGCATTGAATAGACAAACAAAGAAACAGCACTAA